From Paenibacillus sp. GP183, one genomic window encodes:
- a CDS encoding glycoside hydrolase N-terminal domain-containing protein → MNTLEQAHKHKIIYDRPAATFFEGALLGNGGLGAVVTTRPDSVLIHFGHNNVWDIRIAENNQDRIGTFDSLFAKLKEIPDTYTSLSDEGWYRDYVTMTSENYSFPYPRPMPCGSLLLGFDPRSTEVLGHSLQIDNGVCEIHFLNEGTPATLQVFVDQHTDRLWVAMKDSDLPGKTVSFFDRLKLIPDPSTPKEIPAFRASINASNKQLAFYQTMPFSCQAEETHYGHPQDRAFRLSARISQSIPIHESGNELEVRLGAEAGFVVCVQLEEGLDSVISKEAIILIEPPTNVSFVHALSYSLDIWHEYWSRSGVALEDEFLERIWYRNLYFFHCSVKPEAICPGLFANWSYGMIGADWHGDYHMNYNTQQPFWVAFSSNHVDKHLAYVNMVDHVLPISRKWAKEYYRLRGAYYPHSAYPVDMNVMPYPVPHWGWEICETPWTVQSLWWHYLYTMDKSFLAERAFTPMKEAVMFMVDYMKRPEAHGDAWGDDRYHIFPTVVPELYELTPGFKKNSDCIVDLTLTKFLFNAFTKACDELERNDEEAELLAEVNEVLHKFPDYPTAESQGGKVFVSVPNEDPEVVYNVPNGVSTIFPGEDHGLHSSPEEYEIAVNSYKNHRNEGGNDLVFYHLAGARLGQLDLERFKRQIQYCLLPNGTCTDKVLQSGGRYSDTTAFDFMGAMGIWFENFALPAVINECLMQSYNGILRFFPNWSTEKYTEFSTLRAVGGFLVSAAAYQGDVLWIDIFSEAGSRLQIYSPWENDVKCIHSSGEELLRGNIIMVDTVKGENIRLLRAQV, encoded by the coding sequence TTGAATACACTAGAACAAGCACACAAACACAAGATTATTTACGATCGTCCGGCAGCAACCTTTTTTGAAGGGGCATTATTGGGAAATGGAGGGCTGGGCGCTGTCGTAACGACTCGGCCCGATTCAGTTCTTATTCATTTCGGACATAACAACGTTTGGGATATTCGGATCGCAGAAAATAATCAAGACCGAATAGGAACCTTTGACAGCTTGTTCGCCAAACTGAAGGAAATCCCGGATACGTATACATCTCTAAGCGATGAAGGGTGGTACCGTGATTATGTAACAATGACAAGCGAGAACTACAGCTTTCCCTATCCGCGACCGATGCCGTGCGGTTCCCTGCTGCTTGGCTTCGACCCACGGAGTACGGAAGTGCTGGGGCACTCCTTACAAATCGATAATGGCGTATGCGAAATCCATTTCCTGAATGAAGGAACTCCTGCTACCCTTCAGGTATTTGTCGACCAGCATACAGATCGTCTTTGGGTTGCAATGAAGGATTCTGATCTGCCAGGGAAGACTGTTTCTTTCTTCGACCGTTTGAAGCTCATTCCGGATCCTTCTACACCCAAGGAAATTCCTGCGTTCCGGGCTTCAATCAATGCTTCGAACAAGCAATTGGCGTTTTACCAGACAATGCCATTCTCTTGCCAGGCAGAAGAGACGCATTACGGTCATCCTCAAGATCGGGCATTCCGACTATCCGCACGGATCTCACAATCGATTCCGATTCATGAGAGCGGCAATGAACTTGAAGTGAGGTTGGGGGCAGAAGCTGGTTTCGTCGTGTGTGTCCAATTGGAAGAAGGACTTGATTCTGTCATCAGCAAAGAAGCAATAATACTTATAGAACCGCCGACAAACGTATCATTTGTCCATGCTTTATCATATTCTTTGGACATTTGGCATGAATATTGGTCACGTTCGGGCGTTGCTTTGGAGGATGAATTTTTGGAGCGAATCTGGTACCGGAATTTGTATTTCTTCCATTGTTCTGTGAAGCCTGAAGCCATTTGCCCGGGATTGTTTGCGAACTGGAGCTATGGCATGATCGGTGCGGATTGGCATGGTGATTACCATATGAATTACAACACACAGCAGCCATTTTGGGTAGCATTCTCAAGCAATCATGTGGACAAACATTTGGCTTATGTGAACATGGTCGATCATGTCCTCCCAATCAGCCGAAAGTGGGCAAAAGAATACTACCGCCTGCGCGGCGCTTATTACCCGCATTCCGCTTACCCAGTGGATATGAACGTGATGCCATACCCGGTGCCGCACTGGGGCTGGGAAATTTGTGAAACGCCATGGACCGTGCAAAGTCTCTGGTGGCATTATTTGTATACGATGGACAAATCGTTTCTGGCCGAACGTGCCTTCACGCCAATGAAAGAAGCCGTAATGTTTATGGTCGATTATATGAAACGGCCGGAGGCGCATGGAGACGCATGGGGCGATGATCGCTATCATATTTTCCCAACCGTGGTGCCGGAATTGTATGAATTAACGCCCGGCTTCAAGAAAAACAGCGATTGTATCGTCGATTTGACGTTAACGAAGTTTCTTTTCAACGCTTTCACCAAGGCATGCGATGAGCTTGAGCGAAATGATGAAGAAGCCGAATTACTCGCTGAGGTCAACGAGGTTTTGCACAAATTTCCTGACTATCCGACCGCGGAATCACAGGGGGGTAAAGTATTCGTTTCCGTTCCAAACGAAGATCCGGAAGTGGTATATAATGTTCCGAACGGGGTTTCAACCATTTTTCCTGGAGAAGACCATGGTTTGCATAGTTCGCCTGAGGAATACGAGATCGCAGTTAATTCTTATAAGAATCACCGTAATGAGGGTGGTAACGATCTTGTTTTCTATCATCTCGCTGGGGCGCGATTAGGTCAGCTCGACCTGGAACGCTTTAAGCGTCAAATCCAATACTGTTTGCTTCCAAACGGAACTTGTACGGACAAAGTACTGCAATCCGGTGGACGATATTCGGACACAACTGCCTTTGATTTCATGGGAGCCATGGGCATATGGTTTGAAAACTTTGCCTTGCCCGCCGTTATCAATGAATGCTTGATGCAAAGCTATAACGGCATCCTTCGCTTTTTCCCTAACTGGTCCACAGAGAAATATACCGAGTTTTCAACGCTTCGCGCGGTTGGAGGATTTCTTGTAAGCGCTGCTGCCTATCAGGGTGATGTGCTATGGATAGACATATTTAGCGAGGCAGGCTCCCGGCTTCAGATCTACAGTCCTTGGGAGAATGACGTCAAATGTATACACAGTAGCGGGGAAGAATTGCTGCGGGGGAACATCATTATGGTGGATACAGTGAAAGGGGAAAATATTCGTTTACTAAGGGCTCAGGTATAA
- a CDS encoding glycoside hydrolase family 95 protein, whose product MNNLKLWYSSPAQDWSQGLPIGNGRLGAVIYGGSEKEIWSLTEVTYWSGKSELIESHSNGKADLDQMRQHFFAGDYKRGEDLAQRSLQPKKQNFGTNLPMCRLILHNEHQGEDFHRELNLDSAIINISYKVKENTFKREMFASHVDDIVVSRLWSEQMGGISFSLEVEGLTDNFTSWPEQNDTIVFKGQATETMHSDGECGVFCQGMIKVVTQGGAVFAVGDQIVIRNADEACIYFAVNTDYGKTDEDWLHESARQLEQSIAQGYARLKENHISDYRRLYARVDMDLGHSSAAYLPTDERVRLLQNGQDDDPQLFALFYQYGRYLMISGSRADSPLPLNLQGIWNDGEANRMQWSCDYHLDINTQMNYYPTEASNLAECHLPLMRFIESLSAAGKTSAQQFYGCEGWVAHVFSNAWGFAAPGWETSWGLNVTGGLWIATHLREHYEFSLNREFLAQRAYPVMKESAAFFLDYMTLHPKYGWLVTGPSNSPENSFYIEDSTHQLSMGTTIDQVLVRDLFVFCLEAAELLQVDLEWQQRLKQAIAKLPPFLVGKRGQLQEWLEDYEEAQPDHRHLSHLVNLYPGNRITVRGTPELSTAARTTLENRMSREELEDVEFTVALFAASFARLEDGNQAYKHLTYLIGQLCFDNLLTYSKPGIAGAEKKIFVVDGNFGGTAAIAEMLVQSHAGEINLLPALPKKWQTGKVSGLRGKGNIEVDIVWENGELIEATIHAFSAGQTYLRYRDQSVPLILASGYVYRIDKKLKTIQL is encoded by the coding sequence ATGAATAATTTGAAGCTTTGGTATTCCAGCCCCGCCCAGGACTGGTCACAAGGGCTTCCCATTGGAAACGGGAGATTGGGCGCTGTTATTTATGGGGGAAGCGAGAAGGAAATCTGGAGTCTGACTGAAGTTACCTATTGGTCGGGAAAATCGGAATTAATAGAAAGCCATTCAAATGGTAAGGCTGATCTTGACCAGATGCGGCAGCATTTCTTCGCAGGCGATTACAAGCGCGGAGAGGATTTAGCCCAGCGTTCGCTGCAGCCTAAAAAGCAAAACTTTGGAACAAACTTGCCGATGTGTCGTTTGATTTTACATAACGAACATCAAGGGGAGGATTTCCATCGTGAATTGAATCTGGACAGCGCTATCATAAATATATCATATAAGGTAAAAGAGAACACTTTTAAACGGGAAATGTTCGCCTCGCATGTTGACGACATCGTGGTTTCCCGATTATGGAGTGAACAAATGGGGGGAATTTCATTTTCGCTTGAAGTGGAAGGGCTGACGGATAACTTTACAAGTTGGCCAGAGCAAAACGATACGATTGTCTTTAAGGGACAAGCGACGGAAACAATGCATAGCGATGGTGAATGCGGAGTTTTCTGTCAAGGAATGATTAAAGTGGTTACCCAAGGCGGGGCTGTTTTTGCTGTAGGAGATCAAATTGTGATAAGAAACGCTGATGAAGCCTGCATTTACTTTGCTGTAAATACGGATTATGGCAAAACCGATGAGGATTGGCTTCATGAATCTGCGCGTCAGTTGGAACAATCAATAGCCCAAGGATACGCACGCCTCAAAGAAAATCACATTTCCGATTATCGCCGTTTGTATGCCCGAGTGGATATGGACTTAGGGCATTCAAGCGCTGCATACCTTCCAACGGACGAAAGAGTAAGGCTCCTTCAGAACGGACAAGATGATGATCCGCAATTGTTTGCACTGTTTTATCAATATGGGCGATATTTGATGATTTCAGGTTCACGGGCGGACTCCCCATTGCCGTTGAATTTGCAGGGCATCTGGAATGATGGCGAAGCCAACCGTATGCAGTGGAGCTGCGACTACCATCTGGATATCAATACGCAAATGAATTATTACCCAACGGAAGCCAGCAATCTGGCAGAATGCCATCTCCCTTTGATGCGTTTTATTGAGAGTCTGTCGGCTGCAGGTAAAACGTCCGCACAACAGTTTTATGGATGCGAGGGTTGGGTGGCGCATGTATTTTCTAATGCATGGGGTTTCGCCGCTCCTGGATGGGAAACTTCCTGGGGACTTAATGTTACAGGTGGCTTATGGATTGCAACCCATCTGCGGGAGCACTATGAATTCAGCTTAAATCGGGAGTTCTTAGCGCAGCGAGCTTATCCTGTGATGAAGGAATCCGCCGCCTTCTTTCTGGACTACATGACCTTGCATCCGAAATATGGATGGCTCGTAACAGGTCCATCCAATTCACCGGAAAATAGCTTCTATATAGAGGACAGCACTCACCAGTTGTCGATGGGAACAACCATCGATCAAGTGTTAGTACGGGACTTATTCGTTTTTTGTCTGGAAGCTGCCGAACTGCTGCAAGTCGATCTGGAATGGCAGCAAAGGCTTAAACAGGCCATTGCCAAGCTGCCGCCTTTTCTTGTAGGAAAGCGGGGACAATTGCAGGAATGGCTGGAAGATTATGAGGAAGCTCAGCCTGATCACCGCCATTTGTCCCATTTGGTAAACTTATATCCGGGTAACCGGATCACAGTAAGAGGAACGCCGGAACTGAGTACCGCTGCAAGAACCACATTAGAAAATCGCATGTCTCGCGAAGAGTTGGAGGATGTTGAGTTTACTGTTGCCTTATTTGCCGCAAGCTTCGCCAGATTAGAGGACGGCAATCAAGCATACAAGCATTTAACATATTTGATCGGCCAATTGTGCTTTGACAACTTGCTAACGTATTCGAAACCGGGTATTGCCGGAGCGGAGAAAAAAATATTTGTCGTGGACGGTAATTTTGGGGGCACGGCAGCCATAGCGGAAATGCTGGTGCAAAGTCATGCCGGAGAAATCAACTTGCTTCCCGCCCTGCCCAAGAAATGGCAGACAGGTAAAGTTTCAGGCCTGCGGGGTAAAGGAAATATAGAGGTGGATATTGTCTGGGAGAACGGTGAATTGATAGAGGCCACTATTCATGCATTCTCTGCGGGACAAACCTATCTGCGCTACCGTGATCAAAGTGTTCCTCTCATTCTGGCGTCGGGTTATGTTTATAGAATCGACAAGAAATTGAAAACAATCCAATTATAA
- a CDS encoding SRPBCC family protein codes for METGNLITVETTVHAPVEKVWKSWTEPNHIIKWNSPSDDWHTPFAENDLRAGGKFLSRMEAKDGSFGFDFSGVYDEVRMNEVISYTLDDGRKVNINFIDQGNETKIIEVFEAENSNPMEMQEKGWQAILDNFKKYTESDM; via the coding sequence ATGGAAACAGGTAATTTAATAACAGTAGAAACAACAGTTCATGCACCCGTTGAAAAAGTGTGGAAATCTTGGACAGAGCCGAATCATATAATAAAATGGAATAGTCCTTCAGATGACTGGCACACGCCATTTGCTGAAAATGATTTAAGGGCTGGCGGGAAGTTTCTTTCAAGAATGGAAGCTAAAGATGGCAGTTTTGGATTTGATTTCAGCGGGGTTTATGATGAAGTAAGAATGAATGAGGTTATTTCTTATACTTTGGATGATGGAAGAAAAGTTAATATCAATTTTATTGATCAAGGAAACGAAACTAAGATAATTGAAGTTTTTGAAGCGGAAAACAGTAATCCAATGGAGATGCAAGAAAAAGGATGGCAGGCTATTTTAGACAATTTTAAAAAATATACTGAATCTGACATGTAG
- a CDS encoding glycoside hydrolase family 172 protein, translated as MLQNHGLGFGLSTAPLMTSGKSRSISAENPKGEVGSGGKEASNLGVARKGRPCITLNQGDTVTLADIDGPGVLQHFWITVTDRTDKGNFVLRDLVLRMYWDDEEKPSVEVPLGDFFCNGFGTRCNVNSLPIVVNPTGGMNCYFPMPFRKSAKITIENQHAADINGFFYQFNYTLVDELLEEAGYFHAQWRRENITTEAQDFTILDGVKGKGQYVGTYLAWAALERYWWGEGEIKFFMDGDEEWPTICGTGTEDYFGGAWCFYEQRDGKIVETPYNTPYLGYPFYSKADNTRSDIFGEDSVPMHGLYRWHLMDPIRFEQELRFTIQQMGHNSRALFERTDDVSSVAYWYQAEPHMPFPSLLPVERRWPR; from the coding sequence ATGTTGCAAAATCACGGTTTAGGCTTTGGTTTATCCACGGCACCGCTTATGACGAGTGGCAAGAGCCGCTCCATCTCTGCAGAAAATCCGAAGGGAGAGGTCGGCTCAGGCGGCAAAGAAGCGAGCAACCTGGGTGTTGCGCGCAAAGGACGACCTTGCATCACTTTGAATCAAGGCGACACCGTTACTCTCGCGGACATCGATGGACCTGGCGTCCTGCAGCACTTCTGGATTACCGTGACAGACCGCACGGATAAAGGTAATTTCGTCCTCCGTGATTTGGTGCTGCGGATGTATTGGGACGACGAAGAAAAGCCTTCCGTGGAAGTGCCGCTTGGCGATTTTTTCTGCAATGGCTTCGGGACAAGATGCAATGTGAATTCGCTGCCGATCGTCGTCAATCCGACAGGCGGCATGAACTGCTACTTTCCCATGCCGTTTCGCAAGTCCGCGAAGATTACGATTGAGAATCAGCATGCCGCCGATATTAACGGCTTCTTCTATCAATTTAACTACACGCTCGTCGACGAGCTTCTGGAGGAAGCGGGCTACTTCCATGCGCAGTGGCGCAGAGAAAATATTACGACGGAAGCGCAGGACTTCACGATACTGGACGGAGTAAAAGGCAAAGGGCAGTACGTCGGCACTTATTTGGCCTGGGCGGCGCTCGAGCGCTACTGGTGGGGAGAAGGCGAGATCAAGTTTTTCATGGACGGCGATGAGGAATGGCCAACGATTTGCGGAACCGGCACGGAAGACTATTTCGGCGGAGCTTGGTGCTTCTATGAGCAGCGGGATGGCAAAATCGTCGAAACACCATACAACACGCCATATTTAGGTTATCCGTTCTACTCCAAGGCGGATAACACGCGCAGCGACATATTCGGTGAAGACAGCGTGCCGATGCACGGTCTGTATCGCTGGCATCTGATGGACCCGATCCGGTTCGAGCAGGAGCTGCGATTCACGATTCAGCAAATGGGCCATAACAGCCGCGCATTGTTCGAGCGAACCGACGATGTGTCCTCCGTCGCTTACTGGTACCAAGCGGAACCGCACATGCCATTCCCGTCGCTGTTGCCTGTAGAAAGACGTTGGCCGCGATAG
- a CDS encoding glycoside hydrolase family 2 TIM barrel-domain containing protein yields MIQVEKYWENLNVLQVNREAPRAYYLPYRDAESALTKKRGRSPFYQTLNGSWKFKYHSSIKNVEDGFYEESAEVSGWDDLIVPSCWQVNGYDQLHYTNVNYPFPCDPPFVPNENPTGLYVRDFNISENWDGKEKYIVFEGVNSCFYLWINGKFVGYSQGSRVPAEFNISRFIRSGQNRLAVMVLKWCDGTYLEDQDLWRFSGIFRDVYMLARSRNHIRDVFNKQELSGNYQKALLRCEVETTGSLEARAELRDAQNQIVSQGQAVIDGSGILNLEIVAPVLWNAEKPYLYSLYVFCGEEVLLFQVGFRKVEINDGVFMINSQPVKLKGVNRHDSHPELGQTIPLNHMIKDLILMKRHNVNTIRTSHYPNDPRFLELCNQYGFYLIDEADLECHGLSPAGDSHILSKNPEWQSAFLERAVRMVERDKNHPCIVMWSMGNESGYDVNHIAMAKWMKGRDASRPVHYEGIDQRYNGSSNTEVIDVESRMYSSVEYIENYAKDANSAKPMFLCEYSHAMGNGPGDLKDYWDVIYKYPKLMGACVWEWSDHGIKTKTEDGIEYFAYGGDFGDQPNDGNFCIDGLVSPDRIPHKGLLELKKVIAPVKLEAEDLKRGTIRVTNLYDFIDLSHLVLAWKMEKDGMVVEQGEISDLIVAPHTSQTITVPYTWREVSDSRYYLTLTCRSKRDSLWAESGYEITFEQFELPVTLVQKELLMEMPGIELQQQGNRLTINGFDFRYVFDLYDGTFVKISKHGVDMLQSPPKFTIWRAPTDNDRNIKHQWLEEGYERAQMHVYRSEIIEQTKNTVGIVVDFSLGGYIKIPFLRGNALWRVNGAGEISLQVKVNIRENLVFLPRFGLQLSMPQGTEEVEYFGLGPHESYIDKRQSVKKGKYLLKVDEMLENYIMPQETGSRSGTEWAIVSNEQGMGLKFNSPNEFSFNALHFTAEDLTSATHNYELPALKRKETIVHLDYKMSGVGSNSCGPELLEAYRLDEKEFQFDISIIPVFKEDE; encoded by the coding sequence ATGATTCAGGTTGAAAAATATTGGGAGAATCTCAACGTTCTCCAGGTAAACAGGGAAGCACCCAGAGCCTATTACCTTCCATATCGTGATGCAGAATCAGCATTAACCAAGAAAAGGGGACGTTCTCCTTTTTATCAGACGCTGAACGGAAGCTGGAAATTTAAATACCATAGCAGCATCAAGAATGTTGAGGATGGATTTTATGAAGAGTCCGCTGAGGTCAGCGGCTGGGATGACTTGATCGTCCCGTCATGCTGGCAGGTCAACGGATATGACCAACTCCATTATACCAATGTCAATTATCCTTTCCCTTGCGATCCGCCTTTTGTGCCGAATGAGAATCCAACCGGCCTATACGTAAGGGATTTTAACATTTCTGAAAATTGGGATGGCAAAGAGAAATATATCGTTTTTGAAGGAGTTAATTCCTGTTTTTATCTATGGATCAACGGTAAGTTTGTCGGGTATAGTCAAGGCAGCAGAGTACCCGCTGAATTTAACATTTCCCGGTTTATTCGCAGCGGCCAGAACAGACTGGCTGTCATGGTTCTAAAATGGTGTGACGGGACTTACTTGGAAGATCAGGATTTGTGGAGATTCTCCGGTATATTCAGAGATGTTTATATGTTGGCACGCAGCCGGAATCATATCAGGGATGTGTTTAACAAGCAGGAGCTATCCGGCAATTATCAAAAGGCCTTGCTTCGGTGCGAAGTGGAGACTACAGGATCTCTTGAAGCTAGGGCTGAATTAAGGGATGCGCAGAATCAAATTGTAAGCCAAGGACAAGCCGTGATAGACGGAAGCGGCATCCTAAACTTGGAAATCGTGGCACCCGTGCTTTGGAATGCTGAAAAACCGTATTTGTACAGCCTTTATGTATTCTGCGGCGAGGAAGTCCTGCTTTTCCAGGTTGGTTTTCGCAAAGTAGAAATCAATGATGGTGTATTTATGATCAACAGCCAGCCCGTAAAATTAAAAGGAGTCAATCGCCATGACTCTCATCCCGAGCTTGGGCAAACGATACCGCTCAATCATATGATCAAAGATTTGATCTTGATGAAACGACATAATGTGAATACGATCCGAACTTCCCATTATCCCAACGATCCTCGGTTTCTTGAGCTTTGCAATCAGTACGGATTTTATCTGATCGATGAAGCCGATTTGGAATGCCACGGGTTGTCCCCTGCTGGAGATTCTCATATACTTTCCAAAAATCCCGAATGGCAGTCCGCATTCCTCGAGCGTGCAGTCCGGATGGTGGAAAGAGACAAAAATCATCCATGTATCGTTATGTGGTCGATGGGGAACGAATCCGGATACGATGTCAATCATATAGCGATGGCAAAATGGATGAAAGGCAGAGATGCGTCGAGACCGGTGCATTATGAGGGAATTGATCAGAGGTATAATGGCAGTTCCAATACAGAAGTCATCGATGTGGAAAGCAGGATGTATTCATCTGTTGAATATATCGAGAATTATGCGAAAGATGCGAACAGCGCCAAACCGATGTTTTTATGCGAGTACAGCCATGCTATGGGGAACGGTCCGGGGGATCTGAAGGATTACTGGGATGTGATTTACAAGTACCCGAAGCTGATGGGCGCCTGTGTTTGGGAATGGTCCGATCATGGAATCAAGACAAAGACAGAGGATGGAATCGAATATTTTGCTTACGGGGGAGACTTCGGAGACCAGCCTAATGACGGTAATTTTTGCATTGATGGTCTGGTTAGCCCGGACAGAATACCTCATAAAGGGCTTCTTGAGCTTAAGAAAGTGATCGCGCCTGTAAAATTGGAAGCTGAGGATTTGAAAAGGGGTACAATCAGAGTCACTAATCTTTACGATTTTATAGATCTGTCTCATTTAGTTCTGGCCTGGAAAATGGAAAAAGACGGGATGGTAGTCGAACAAGGAGAAATCAGCGATTTAATCGTAGCCCCCCATACGTCTCAAACCATAACTGTTCCGTACACATGGAGGGAAGTGTCTGATAGCCGTTACTATCTCACCTTAACATGCAGGTCCAAGCGGGACAGCCTGTGGGCGGAATCCGGGTATGAGATTACATTTGAACAGTTCGAGCTTCCTGTTACACTCGTCCAAAAAGAGCTGCTTATGGAGATGCCGGGTATTGAATTGCAGCAGCAGGGAAATCGCTTGACCATTAACGGCTTTGATTTCAGATACGTGTTTGACTTGTATGACGGAACCTTTGTGAAGATATCCAAGCATGGAGTGGATATGCTGCAATCCCCGCCGAAGTTCACTATTTGGCGGGCTCCGACAGACAATGACCGGAATATCAAGCATCAATGGCTTGAGGAAGGCTACGAACGGGCCCAAATGCATGTGTACCGTTCAGAAATCATAGAACAAACGAAAAATACAGTGGGAATTGTAGTGGATTTTTCGTTGGGTGGCTATATAAAGATTCCATTTCTCAGAGGAAATGCACTTTGGAGGGTGAATGGTGCGGGGGAAATTTCTCTGCAGGTAAAAGTCAATATTAGAGAGAATTTGGTCTTTCTGCCTCGTTTCGGCCTTCAGCTATCTATGCCTCAAGGGACGGAAGAAGTTGAATATTTCGGATTAGGGCCGCATGAAAGTTATATAGACAAGCGTCAAAGCGTCAAAAAGGGAAAATATTTATTGAAAGTTGATGAGATGCTTGAGAATTATATCATGCCGCAGGAAACTGGATCGAGATCGGGTACAGAATGGGCTATCGTTTCAAATGAACAGGGAATGGGCCTGAAGTTTAACTCCCCTAACGAATTTTCTTTTAACGCTCTTCATTTTACAGCGGAGGATTTAACATCAGCGACGCACAACTATGAGCTGCCAGCGCTGAAACGTAAAGAAACCATTGTACACCTTGATTACAAGATGAGCGGAGTAGGCTCTAATTCATGCGGTCCGGAGTTGTTGGAAGCATATCGGCTGGATGAAAAGGAGTTTCAATTTGATATCAGTATAATTCCCGTTTTTAAAGAGGATGAATAA